One window of the Clostridia bacterium genome contains the following:
- the rpoC gene encoding DNA-directed RNA polymerase subunit beta', giving the protein MYRSSPFDLGNNIADFDAIRISVASPEKIRSWSHGEVTKPETINYRTFKPERDGLFCARIFGPVTDWECLCGKYKRMKHRGVICDKCGVEVTLSKVRRERLGHIELASPCSHVWFFKGLPSRIGHILDISLRDLESVLYFEAYVVVEAGDAPVKDHEIIKDEAKFRELDQQYRPTGFKALMGAEAIKELLKRVDVEVQSVELREKMKTETSLQKRLKYAKRLKVVEAFRKSGNKPQWMILDVIPVIPPELRPLVPLDGGRFATSDLNDLYRRVINRNNRLKKLMDLHAPEVIVRNEKRMLQEAVDALFDNGRRGRVLRGANNRPLKSLSDTLKGKQGRFRQNLLGKRVDYSGRSVIVVGPELKLHQCGLPKKMALELFKPFIYHRLEQTGHCTTIKQAKEMVEQQEPVVWDILEEVIKDHPVMLNRAPTLHRLGIQAFEPVLVEGKAIKIHPLVCTAFNADFDGDQMAVHIPLSPEAQVEASVLMLASHNILSPASGHPITVPTQDMVLGIYYLTKAGVNAKGEGRAFSNIEEVLLAREAGEVETLTPIRLRYTGEVIDLTTAYDDQDVLHTDPVVLNRQFVSTTVGRAILNDRMRAAAPEMPFMNGLLKKKGIGQLVNYCYLRFGLETTVRMLDEIKSLGFNSATRAGLSIGIDDMVIPPSKYSLVKDAEKSVIAVQQQYLDGAITNGERYNKVIEIWSSITERVADEMFNNMQQQDKAGSMNPIYVMADSGARGSKQQIRQLSGMRGLMAKPSGEIIETPITANFREGLTVLQYFISTHGARKGLADTALKTADSGYLTRRLVDVAQDVIVSEYDCGTVDGIYVTSIVESGDIIEPLRDRIVGRVSLEKIKDYEGNVIVDVNQDITEDLAGQIQSAGIERVKIRSVLTCESRRGVCVQCYGRNLASGRMVELGEAVGVIAAQSIGEPGTQLTMRTFHIGGTASRVSEQSRLDAKNNGIVRFANMQTVRSKAGDLVVMNRNGSITVVDEKGREKERYSVVYGARIKVEEGTQVKQGQVLVEWDPYTFSILTEIGGPVAFKDLQDGLTLHEEVDEVTGLSRHVVMDSPDEKRQPAIVIKGGKTNKRYLMPSRAHLMVQDGDEVFPGDVLAKIPRETTKTKDITGGLPRVVELFEARKPRETAVISEIDGSVKFGEIAKGQRKIYVVADNGTEKEYSVPRGVHINVQEGERVRAGEPLMDGPLNPHDILAVLGEKELQGYLVNEIQEVYRLQGVNISDKHIEVIVRQMMRWVKIEDVGDTTFLLEQQMDRFRFREENDRVITQGGKPATGRPLLLGITKASLSTDSFISAASFQETTRVLTEAAINGMVDHLRGLKENVIVGRLIPAGTGMEYYRNVRLAPELEEAAQKVQEEISREYEEAERALELLRHEGENEPEELATEQP; this is encoded by the coding sequence TTGTACCGCTCGAGCCCATTTGACCTTGGTAACAACATTGCGGATTTCGACGCGATTCGGATTAGCGTGGCCTCGCCCGAAAAGATCCGTAGCTGGTCGCACGGCGAAGTAACCAAGCCGGAAACGATCAACTATCGTACCTTCAAGCCGGAGCGCGATGGCCTGTTCTGCGCCCGCATCTTTGGTCCAGTCACGGATTGGGAGTGCCTGTGCGGCAAGTACAAGCGCATGAAGCACCGTGGCGTGATCTGCGACAAGTGCGGCGTGGAAGTCACGCTTTCCAAGGTGCGTCGTGAGCGCCTTGGCCACATCGAGCTTGCGTCGCCTTGCTCGCACGTGTGGTTCTTCAAGGGCCTGCCCAGCCGCATCGGCCACATTCTGGACATTTCGCTGCGTGACCTTGAATCGGTCCTGTACTTCGAAGCCTACGTCGTCGTGGAAGCTGGCGACGCGCCGGTGAAGGATCACGAGATCATCAAGGACGAAGCGAAATTCCGCGAACTGGACCAGCAGTACCGTCCCACGGGCTTCAAGGCCTTGATGGGCGCGGAAGCCATCAAGGAACTGCTAAAACGCGTAGACGTAGAAGTGCAGTCGGTTGAACTGCGCGAGAAGATGAAGACCGAGACCTCTCTGCAGAAGCGGCTGAAATATGCCAAGCGGCTGAAGGTCGTCGAGGCGTTCCGCAAGAGCGGCAACAAGCCGCAATGGATGATCCTCGACGTGATTCCGGTCATTCCGCCGGAGTTGCGCCCGCTCGTTCCTCTCGATGGCGGCCGCTTTGCAACGTCGGATCTGAACGATCTTTATCGCCGCGTCATCAACCGCAATAACCGTCTGAAGAAGTTGATGGACCTTCACGCTCCTGAAGTTATCGTGCGCAACGAAAAGCGCATGCTTCAGGAAGCCGTGGACGCGCTGTTCGACAACGGACGTCGTGGACGCGTGCTGCGCGGAGCCAACAACCGCCCGCTCAAGTCTCTCAGCGACACGCTGAAAGGTAAGCAAGGCCGCTTCCGCCAGAACCTGCTCGGCAAGCGCGTGGACTACTCGGGCCGTTCGGTCATCGTTGTAGGCCCCGAGTTGAAACTGCACCAGTGCGGTCTTCCCAAGAAGATGGCGCTGGAGCTGTTTAAGCCGTTCATTTATCACCGCCTTGAGCAGACGGGGCACTGCACCACGATCAAGCAAGCCAAGGAGATGGTGGAGCAGCAGGAACCGGTGGTCTGGGACATCCTGGAAGAGGTCATCAAAGATCATCCCGTGATGTTGAATCGCGCTCCAACCCTTCACCGTTTGGGCATCCAGGCATTTGAGCCGGTGCTGGTGGAAGGCAAGGCGATTAAGATTCACCCGCTTGTATGTACGGCGTTCAACGCCGACTTCGACGGCGACCAGATGGCGGTTCACATTCCGCTATCGCCGGAAGCCCAGGTCGAAGCCAGCGTGCTGATGCTCGCATCGCACAATATTCTGTCGCCTGCGTCCGGCCATCCGATCACTGTTCCTACCCAGGACATGGTGCTCGGTATCTACTATTTGACCAAGGCTGGCGTGAATGCCAAGGGCGAAGGTCGCGCCTTCTCGAACATCGAGGAAGTGCTGCTTGCGCGCGAGGCCGGCGAAGTGGAAACGCTCACGCCGATCCGCCTGCGCTATACGGGCGAGGTTATCGACCTGACGACCGCGTACGACGATCAGGACGTGCTGCACACCGATCCGGTCGTGCTGAACCGTCAATTCGTCAGCACGACGGTGGGCCGCGCCATCCTGAACGACCGTATGCGTGCCGCTGCCCCGGAGATGCCGTTCATGAACGGCCTGCTCAAGAAGAAGGGCATCGGACAGCTTGTTAACTATTGTTACCTGCGTTTCGGGCTGGAAACGACGGTCCGGATGCTGGACGAGATCAAGTCGCTCGGGTTCAATTCCGCAACCCGCGCCGGCCTGTCCATCGGCATCGACGACATGGTCATTCCTCCCAGCAAGTACTCGCTGGTCAAGGACGCCGAGAAGTCGGTCATCGCCGTGCAACAGCAGTATCTGGACGGCGCCATCACCAACGGCGAACGCTATAACAAAGTCATTGAAATCTGGTCGTCGATCACCGAAAGGGTTGCCGACGAGATGTTCAACAACATGCAGCAGCAGGACAAGGCCGGCTCGATGAACCCCATCTACGTCATGGCCGACTCCGGCGCTCGCGGCTCGAAACAGCAGATTCGTCAGCTGTCCGGTATGCGTGGATTGATGGCCAAGCCGTCAGGCGAAATCATCGAGACGCCCATCACGGCGAACTTCCGCGAAGGCCTCACTGTGTTGCAGTACTTCATCTCGACGCACGGCGCCCGTAAGGGCTTGGCTGATACGGCTCTCAAGACGGCCGATTCGGGTTACCTCACTCGCCGGCTGGTCGACGTCGCTCAGGACGTGATCGTGAGCGAGTACGACTGCGGCACGGTGGACGGCATTTACGTCACTTCAATCGTGGAGTCGGGTGACATCATCGAACCGTTGCGCGACCGTATCGTTGGCCGCGTCTCGCTCGAGAAGATCAAGGACTACGAAGGCAACGTCATTGTCGATGTGAACCAGGACATCACGGAAGACCTGGCCGGCCAGATTCAATCGGCTGGTATCGAGCGCGTGAAGATTCGCTCGGTGCTGACCTGCGAATCGCGCCGCGGCGTCTGCGTGCAATGCTACGGTCGCAACCTTGCGTCCGGCCGCATGGTCGAGCTTGGCGAGGCTGTCGGCGTCATCGCCGCGCAGTCCATCGGCGAGCCGGGCACGCAGCTCACGATGCGTACGTTCCACATTGGCGGTACGGCGTCGCGAGTCAGCGAGCAGTCGCGCCTGGATGCCAAGAACAACGGCATCGTGCGCTTCGCCAATATGCAGACCGTCCGTTCGAAGGCGGGCGACCTTGTGGTGATGAACCGCAACGGGTCGATCACTGTCGTTGATGAAAAGGGCCGCGAAAAGGAACGCTACTCGGTCGTGTACGGCGCTCGTATCAAGGTGGAAGAGGGAACCCAGGTCAAACAGGGCCAGGTACTGGTCGAGTGGGATCCGTACACCTTCTCCATCCTGACGGAAATCGGCGGTCCGGTGGCTTTCAAGGATCTGCAGGATGGTTTGACGCTCCACGAAGAAGTGGACGAAGTGACCGGTCTCTCGCGTCACGTCGTCATGGATTCGCCGGACGAGAAGCGCCAGCCTGCAATCGTGATCAAGGGCGGAAAGACCAACAAACGTTACCTGATGCCTTCACGTGCTCACCTCATGGTGCAGGACGGAGATGAGGTTTTCCCGGGCGACGTGCTGGCCAAGATCCCGCGTGAGACCACGAAGACCAAGGACATCACCGGCGGTCTGCCGCGCGTTGTCGAGTTGTTTGAAGCCCGCAAGCCGCGCGAAACGGCTGTCATCAGCGAAATCGACGGCAGCGTCAAGTTCGGCGAAATCGCCAAAGGCCAGCGCAAGATTTACGTGGTGGCCGACAACGGCACGGAGAAGGAGTACTCGGTGCCGCGTGGCGTTCACATCAACGTGCAGGAAGGCGAGCGCGTCCGCGCCGGCGAACCGCTGATGGACGGCCCACTCAACCCGCATGACATTCTTGCCGTGCTCGGCGAGAAGGAACTGCAAGGCTACCTGGTCAATGAGATTCAGGAAGTCTATCGGTTGCAGGGCGTGAACATCAGCGACAAGCACATCGAAGTTATCGTTCGCCAAATGATGCGCTGGGTCAAGATCGAAGACGTGGGCGACACCACCTTCCTGCTCGAACAGCAGATGGACCGGTTCCGCTTCCGCGAAGAGAACGACCGCGTGATCACACAAGGCGGCAAGCCGGCTACCGGCCGTCCGCTGTTGCTGGGCATCACGAAGGCGTCGCTCTCGACCGATTCGTTCATCTCGGCCGCATCGTTCCAGGAGACCACGCGCGTACTCACCGAAGCCGCCATCAACGGCATGGTGGACCACCTGCGTGGTCTGAAGGAGAACGTCATCGTCGGACGCCTCATTCCGGCAGGTACCGGCATGGAGTACTACCGCAACGTGCGGTTGGCTCCGGAGCTGGAAGAAGCCGCTCAGAAGGTACAGGAGGAGATCAGCCGCGAGTACGAAGAAGCAGAACGCGCGCTGGAACTGCTGCGCCACGAAGGCGAGAACGAGCCGGAAGAGCTGGCAACCGAGCAGCCGTAA
- a CDS encoding YihY/virulence factor BrkB family protein, giving the protein MSPFFRLLRLAFWRGFQHDQFAVAKAAAFSAIMTLFPAVLLLASILVASHSTATFVREISYAVGRIMPQGTSAAVLQYFEGAKPKQVQNLISTSAITLWTASGVMISWMEGFRKAYQLPKTWGVVKERMIAFLLVLLAGVPMAFASFLIAFGNQIETWMIFHSGHEMGAYILGMWTAVRWVIAMLTSVAVIALIYHHGLPRTQPWHRVLPGAVLATVMWFVATVLFGAYLRNFANYNQIYGSVGTAIALLVWLYLISLVVLVGAEFNSLRYPRFLFGAHSELRSSAPAQAQ; this is encoded by the coding sequence ATGTCCCCCTTCTTCAGGTTGTTGCGGCTGGCTTTCTGGCGCGGATTCCAACACGACCAGTTTGCGGTGGCCAAGGCTGCGGCATTCTCGGCCATTATGACGTTGTTCCCGGCAGTGTTGCTGCTCGCCTCCATCCTGGTGGCTTCGCATAGCACCGCGACTTTTGTGCGTGAGATCTCTTACGCGGTAGGTCGCATCATGCCTCAGGGAACCAGCGCGGCCGTATTGCAGTACTTTGAGGGGGCAAAGCCTAAACAGGTACAGAACCTTATTTCCACGTCCGCGATTACGCTGTGGACTGCGTCTGGCGTGATGATCTCCTGGATGGAAGGGTTCCGTAAGGCCTACCAGCTTCCCAAAACGTGGGGTGTGGTCAAGGAGCGCATGATCGCCTTCCTGCTCGTTTTATTGGCGGGAGTTCCGATGGCGTTCGCCAGCTTCCTTATCGCCTTTGGGAACCAGATCGAAACGTGGATGATCTTCCACAGCGGCCACGAGATGGGCGCGTACATTCTTGGGATGTGGACGGCTGTGCGCTGGGTCATTGCGATGCTGACAAGCGTCGCCGTCATCGCGCTTATTTATCACCATGGGTTACCGCGCACGCAGCCGTGGCATAGAGTGTTGCCGGGAGCGGTTCTCGCTACCGTGATGTGGTTTGTGGCAACTGTTCTGTTCGGCGCGTACCTGCGCAATTTCGCAAATTACAATCAGATCTACGGATCGGTAGGGACAGCAATCGCGTTGCTGGTGTGGCTCTATCTGATTTCTCTCGTGGTGCTGGTGGGCGCGGAGTTCAATTCTTTGCGATATCCCAGGTTCCTTTTCGGTGCACACTCGGAATTGCGCTCGAGTGCTCCGGCCCAGGCGCAGTGA